Below is a window of Dietzia timorensis DNA.
AGTCCTGACGCAGGCGCCGACTGATCTGTTCCGGGGACCACTGTTGCTCAAGGCCGTATTGCACGTACCCCAACAGTGCCGAGATAGTCAGGAGCTTCACCGGCCGGGGGCATGCTCGCCGAGCTGCAGCCTTGCGGTGTGCAGCGTGCGGCCGGTATCCGTGAGAGCCAGAGGAATTTCGCCGCAGTTCACGGCTAATAGTGGAAGGTGAACGTTCCATCCGCGCCGCGATCTGGCGGATAGTGAGTCCTTCGCGGAGGTAATCGAACAGCGCCTCGCGCTCGATAATGCTCAAGCAGCGGGAGTGGATGACCTTGTCGACGGTGTCAAGATTGATGCGTTCGCCCTGGACGTAGCGGGTGCGGGAGTTCTTCACACGCTCTATGATCTGCTGGTTCGTGTAGCGATTGACAGTTCCGTCGGCTAGAACTCGGCCACCGTAGAACGATTGGATGCCCTTGTCGGCGTCGGCGGCACTGCGCTTGTCCAGGCCGACGAACGCCCGGGCTCGTTCACGGGTCCACCCGGCGGCCCGCAGACGCAGGTACTCCTCGCGCTTGGAATTGATGCTGGAACCGGTGAAGATCCCAGCCAGGTGGGTCCATTTGTAGCACGTCACCCGGTTGATTCCCATGCTTCGTGCCACTGCCGAGACGTTCGGCGTCGCTTGGAGTCGACGGAAGAACTCGTCCTCTTCGGCCCGCGTGAATTTGCGAGGAGTGGCGCGTCGCACGTTGAGACCAGCCTGCTTTACCCATCGATAGCCGGCATCAGGAGAAGCGCCGACCGATTTTGACGCGGCTCGTACGCTTTGCCCTTGGTCGATGAGCACGAAAAACCGTTCTCGCTGCTGCGGGGTACACTTCCGTTCAGCCATGGCATCACCTTCGTAAGTGAGGTGTTGCATCGACTGATTGAACCCGCCCAATTTCGATCAAGGAAATACGTCGCCGCGATCCGTCGCCACTATCTGATTGGGTCGATGGGCAGAGTCGGCGCGGCCGGTGATAACGCGGCGATGGAATCGTTCTTCGCGCTGCTGCAAAAGAACGTCCTAAACCGGAAGGCGTGGCGCACCCGAGACGAGCTCCGTGCCGCGATCATCACCTGGATCGAGCGGACCTATCACCGCCGGCGCCGGCAAGCCCGCCTGGGCCGATTGACGCCCATCGAATTCGAGACCATGATGAACCCGACCGCCGCACTGGCGGCCTAACCTCAAGTGTCTCCCGATCGTGCAGCAGTCCCTTCCCCTGGCCGAGTGTGATGGAATGTCGGATGTTCCTGGCATTCTTGGGCCATGGAAACCAACAGAACCACCGACGGCCCCGACGTGCGCTCCGGACCCTTCTGGGAGTTCATTGCCGGCCGACTGCCTGCACCCCCGGCCGCCGAGCTGCTGGGGCTGAAAGTTGTTCGGGCAGATGCCGAGTTCGCGGAGTTCGAAGCGACGTTCGAGGCCCGTCCCGAGTTCGTCAACCCCACCGGGAAAGTCCAAGGTGGGTTCCTCGCTGCGATGCTGGACGAGACACTCGGCCCTGCACTGGCCACTACCCTCGCCCCCGACGAGTTCGCGCCGACCCTGGAGCTGAAGGTGAATTTCCTGCGCCCGGCCGCACCGGGAACACTCACCGGGCAAGGCCGGATCGTGCACCGCGGAGGCCACATCGCCTTCCTCGCAGGCGAACTACTCAGCGCTGACGGAATGACCCTTGCAACGGCAACGGCAACAGCACGAGTTCTGAAGCATGACTGGACGACGACGCAGCCAACGTGACGCCGACAATCACCAGCGCTGCCACCCAGAACCCATCCGATGTAACGTCAGGGATCACCGACGTAGCTAATCTCGCCAAGCGCTCTCGTCGCTCCCTGCACCCCGTATCAAGGCAGGAAAGCCGTGACGCCGATACTCGGGTCGCAACCTCCCCGGGCCTCAAAGGGGATCCTGACCAAGGAGGGGACGCTCCTCTGTTGCGCCGACAATCGTCGCACCGAAAACTCTATTGCAACAGCGAAGCCGCAATTCGATGTCCATCCACGAGTTGGTCGATCTTGACGACCGCGCCGAGGACAGCGTGCCATTGTCAAGGTTTGCCAATGGACTTCGTCAAACCAGATTGCATTCCGACAGACGAGACGGTCTCGCAACGTCGTCAACGACATGACAAGACTCGACCGGGCGACGAGCATCGCGCCGTCGGGTGGTATCGAGCAGAAGGACGAAGCTAATGCCTATGAGGAATCTAAAAGCTCTTCGAGACGACATGAGAATTCGGGAGTGGGTAATCACCTGCTTCCCGTTCAACTACAACCAGCGCCAATACTTCGTGTTCGTGAGGAGGTACATTCCCGACGGAAGCGGCCCCGAGTGGGCCCTTGTGGAGCTCTGCTTCGCAGACCGAACCGACCTCAACAGAATGCTGGAGGTCCCAGCGAACTCGCGTAGGTTACTGCCGGACAATTTTGCCGCATTCCGGAACTACTTCAGGGTCAACTGGGTGGAGAACCTTGGAGACTTCCTGACGCAGTTCGCCGAGAATCTGGGGACGCACATTCCTGACCACGTCGGACGGCTAGCGGCCGCCGAGCGAGAGGCCGTGTGCGGACGCCTCCTCGTCAGCGACAGTGAAGACCCGAACAGGTTGTACTGCACCGGGATTATGCGTAACAGAACCGGTGCAACTCGGACGGTCTATAACGCGCAGAAAACCCAGATGCTGCGACCCGCTCTCTTCGCGAAGTGGGAAGACGACCCGACGGTGTCATTCTGCTACTCCACAGAAAGGGAGGACTGCCGCACTGACGACGAAATCATCGACGCTGCCGACGGGCGATAACGGCCGGGAAGCCCGTACCGACCGGACTTGGCTCACTAGACCGGAAACCATCGTCTCCTCTTGCCGGGGCTCGCCGAGTCCGTTCGTGGGGCCTGACCATAATTCTCAGATCATCTCGCTTCTCCCGTCACCTACACGGATGCGGGAGTCGGCTTGTCCAAGAACCAGGTTCAGGCCCCCTGCCGTCGTCCGCCGGGTTGGAACCTTCATCGGTGTTGACTACCGTAAGAGACGTAGGACGTGCCTTTCCGCCAACGCTGCAACGCTGACGTGATCAAATGACGACCAGGATCATTCTGCGGGAAGGCGCACCCGCCAAGATCCACAGATCTTGATCATTTCTCTTCGAATTAATCGAACTCGGCTCTACTTGGCCGCAGCCAATGGCGATGCAGCAGTTTGATTTGCTCTGGAAGTACTCGGGACCGGGAAAGCGTCGGTAAATCGTCGATGTCGAAATACGCTATTTCGCTCGTTTCACTACTTCAGAAGCCGAAATCTACGAGCTCAGCTGACTCGCACACGAAGAGCAGCTTGTAGATGTGCCTGTCATAAGGCGGATGGTGAGGCCACTTTTCACGATCAATGAGCGCGGCCAATTGACGTGCACGAGCGTGGATTCCGGCTTCTTCCAGTACTTCTCTTTCAATGGCTTCGGTTGGAGATTCGAGCACGTCGCACCAGCCGCCCGGAATCGTCCATCGGTCATGGTCAGCAATTTCTCGCACGAGAAGAATGCGGCCGTCGTTGTCGAAAATTCCTGCCCGAACGTCAATTCTCGGTGTCGTATAACCGGCTACCGAGGCGATGTGTCTGTCGTACGAATGTTGGGGGGTTCGTGGCAATCGTGTCCGTGAGGTCGGCCGCGAGTCGCGCAATACGGTGGAAACGCTCAATATCAAACTGATCATCGCAATAAGCAAGTCCAGACTCGGCTATTGCCGTGAGCTCGATAGACAGACGTCGGAGGTCGGTGCTCTCCTTCTGCTGAACCATATTTTCGACCCTTCCGGATGTGGAGTGCGTGGGGGCGGATTTGACGGTTTGACGGTGAGGCACAGGATGTAGGGCCCCAGGGGCGCGTGACGTTGCAAGTTCCTACACTAGAACTTCGCACTCCAGGACCGGGACTGCTGCGCGCGGAGGAGACATCTTGAGCTGACCACCGACGCCGACAGTTGGAGCTTACGTCGAGCATGCCGCTTCGGCCCCGGCCTGACAAGAAGTCCAAAACCACCGCGGAGGGGAGAGTCACGAGGTGCTCTCCCTCGATTGACGGCACCCGGTACGTGACCGTCCATTAGGTCGCCGCCTCTCGGAGAGAACCCTTCTTGAAGCTCGGTGCGAATCGCCGGGAATTCTGAACGTGATCACCGGGAACGTGTCGCTGTACGCCGCGACGACCTGCGGTTTTGAACTGCTCACGCTGTGATGTGTCGGGACATCGTTCACCAGATGTCCCGGCACATTTGTCATTTCGGGGGTTCGCTGGCGGGTGGGGGTTTTTGTTTTCGTTGGTAGCCCTTGGTGGTGTCGATGATGAATTCGGCGAGTATTTCTCCTGTTTTGGAATCGGCGATCCAGGCGTGGTTATCGATGAGGGCGAGATGTATTGGTGTGCCTTTGTGTGGGCGTCCGACTGCGAGGTGGCGCATGCGGCCGGCGTAGCGGAGTGAGACTTTTCCGTCCTGATCTACGCGGTCTTGTCGGGTTCTGACCTCTTTGAGGTCGCTGGTTTCCGGTGAGGATTTGGGCAGGTTGTTGTAGGCCTGTGCTGGTGTTCTTCTGTTGAGCGCTCGGTGCGGGCGTTCGTTGTTGTAGTAGTGCTGAAATTCGGCGAGTTGCGTGTTGAGCTGATTGGTTGTTTTTGCTGGTGGGCGGGCGTTGAGCCAGCGTTTTAATGTTTGGTGGAATCGTTCGATTTTGCCTTGCGTTTGAGGGTGCGCCGGGGATCCGTTGATTTGCACGATCTGGTGGTCGTGGAGGTATTTTTCGAACCCGTTTTTGCCTGTGGCGCGTTTTCCTTGGGTGAATCTCGAGGTGAAGACCATGCCGTTGTCGGTGAGTGTTGAGGCGGGGTGGCCGTGGTCGAGACATGCCTGGGCGAATTGTTGCGTGACGATGGTGCCGGTGACTCGTGTGTGGGCGGCGATGGTGACCAGGAAGCGTGAGTGGTCGTCGATGAAGTTGAGGACTTCGCAGTCAGTGCCGTTCGCGAGTCTGACGTGGGTGAAATCGCCCTGCCAGCGTTCGTTGGGCTGAGAAGCTTCGAATCGTCGGATGCTTGAACGTGGCCGCTTGTGTGGTTGTGGGGTGACGGCGTTTTCTGCGGTGAGGATCCGGTGGATCGTGCGTGCCGATGGTGCGGGGTGGCCGTGGATGTGGAGTTGGTAGGCGATGGATTCGGCGCCGGCGTCGTAGCCGTTGCCGAGGAGATAGTTACGCGTGGTGATGATCGCCTCGCGGGTGGCTGTTGGCGTGGCGTTGGGGCTGGTGTGTGGTCGTTTTGATCGGGGCTGGAAGGCATGTTCGCCTTCGGCTCTATAGCGCGCTACGAGTGTGCGTACCCATCGCACCGATAAGTCGAGTTCGCGGGCTGTGGCCTCGACGCCTATCCCTGATAGAGCCATCCGGATGATCTGTTCGTTCGTCGTCATTTCTTGACGGTGAACGATGTCCTGTCACATCGCTAGTACACGCCGTGGCTGATCGATGTCCCGTCACATCGGGTGAACGATGTCGGCGGTGAACGATGTCTCGTCACATGTGGTCTTGGTGGGGTGAACGATGTCGCGCCACATGGGTGAACGATGTCCTGTCATCAGACACCCCCTCGCGCACGCTAGAGCAGTTCGAGTGTGGAGCTGCAAGGGGAGCCCGAATCGGATCAGTCCGATTCGGGCTCCTTTTTTCGTTAAAGGGGCCGTTCAGGCACCCAGTACCTCGCCTTTGCCGGGCTCGGAGCCCTCGGGGTAGCCCTCTCCCTTTTCAAGGGCCGTTTTCACGTCGGCGGCGTAGAAGTCCTTGACGTATTCCTGCCCGCCCAGCTCGGCCAGACGCTCCATGATCGCATCGGTGAGCGCACGAGCCTGGGCGTAGTCGTCCCCGGCATCGTGGAAATCTGCAGGGTAGAGCGGGTCGCCGACCACGAGGCCGCACCTGTGCGGCCGCGGAATCCACGAGCCGATCGGGTTGGCCTTGTGGGTGTCGATCATCGCCACCGGGTAGACGGGGACGTCGGCCTTGAGGGCCGTGCGGGCGGCGCCGGTCTTGCCCCGGTAGAGGCGACCGTCCGGGGAGCGCGTGCCCTCGGGGTACATCCCGTGGAGTTCGCCGCGCTCGAGTACGCGCAGGCCCGTCGCCATTGCGGCGGTCTGCGAGTCCTTGTCGGAACGGTCGATGGGCACCTGGCCGACCGAGGTGAAGAACCATTTCTGAATGGCACCCGAGAGGCCGGTTCCGGTGAAGTATTCCTTCTTCGCGAGGAAGGTGATCTGCCTCGGGGACAGCAGCGGCAGGTAGAACGAATCCATCACGGCCAGATGGTTCGAGGCGAGCATCGCTGGGCCGGTCGACGGGATCTTGTCGATTCCCCGCGCGAACGGGCGGTTGTACACGCGCAGGAATGGGCCGATGACCACGTTCTTCAATACCCAGTACGTCTTGTTCGTCATTGTCCTCTGTTCCGTCTTCCGACCAGGCCGCGCACGGGCCGGGTAATTGGGTTCCTCGCGAAATGCTCAAGGGTGTTCGCCCCGGGAACTACTGCTCCGAGCTGATTATCGTACATTCGTGTCGTCGGGGGCGAGCCCCCATTTCTCGATTGCTTTCGCAGCACTTCGACGTGCATCCGCGCGTGCCCTGCGGAGGACGTCGTGATCGGATTCCATTCGCGACGGGATACAATCGTCGGCGCCGGGACCGATGAGCGTCGTCGCCACGCCCTCGAAGTTTCCCCCCACGACCTTTTCGCGGAGCGCGGCGTAGCGGTCTGGGCGCCCCCGCCACTGCCGTCCGAGCGCCGGGTTGACGCGATCGAGGTATCGGGCGACGAGTCGGTCCATTCCGCCGAGCACGGGTAGCGACTGTGGCGGGCGAGTGATGACGACGATGGCGTGCGTCGCCCCGAGGTTCTTCGCGGCCGCGATCGGGACGGCTTCCATGATCCCTCCGTCGAGCAACCGGCGCCCGCGGTGTCGCACCGGTTGCCCACCCATCAACGGCAGAGTCGCCGAAGCGGTGATACTCCGGCAGACGTCATCACGGTCGGAGAAATTGTCGAGCGTGACAGTACTGGCCTCCTCGACGTCGGTGGCGACCAACGCAAAGTCGACACGAGGCGCCTCAAAGGCTATCCGGGCGAACGACGTCCGCCTATCCATCTCGTCCACGATCGCCGACGTATCGACCATCGGCTTCAAGCGCAGCGCGCGGTAGGGGGAGGCGAACTTCGGCGAGGCGAAGACATCGCTGTACGTGGCGGCCACGGTGTCGATGACGTCCGCAGCAGTGGCGACGGCGTTGACCGCGCCGGCGGACGTCCCGACGACGATATCGAGGAGGTCGACAATGCCCCGATCGGCGAGTTCGGCGACGATCTCGGCGGAAATCGAGCCACGCATACCGCCGCCCTCGACAACGAGGGCGACCTTCGCGCCGTCATCCGCGCGTTCACCGTCGGCGAGGGCCGCGCGCTCGCTCAGCACGTCGGCCACTGTGCGGCCGGATTCGCTTTGGGAACCCACGGTTCTCCCTTCCGATCGGTATTCGTGCGCTCCGTACCTTACCCGGGAGTAACCTTTAACGCACCTGGTGGAAAGGTTGCCGATCTCTCCTGAAGCGCGCGATCATCGCGTCTTCGCGAGCGCAGTACACATACGTCTTCGGCTATCTTGTCGGCGTGTGACATCTGCTCCCCGATTGGGGACCTGCCTAATTCGTCTGGTCGAGTCCGCTGTGCTGGGGTAGCGTCCTCAAATATGGCCACCAGCATGGATGTCGTTCTCTCCGACGAGCGGACGGTCCTCGGCGCCTTTCTCGACGATCACCGCCGCGACGCCGCCGGGATTCTCGACGGGCTCGGAGAGACACAGGTGCGCGAGAGACTGGTTGCGTCCGATACGACGCTGCTCGGTCTGCTCAAGCACCTGACATTTGTGGAGAAGGTGTGGTTCGAGGAGGCGATCACCTGTGTGCCTCGCACCGAGCTCGGGCTTCCCGCGGACGCCTCCGAATCGTTCCTGCTCGCGCCGGTGGACACCATCGACTCCATCCGGAACGGTTACCTCGCTGCGTGCGCGGCATCGCGTGAGGCCATCGCATCGATGGCACTCGACGATATCGTCTCCGGAAACTGGCGCGGCGAGATGACGCTGCGCTGGATCATGGTCCACTGCATCCGCGAGACCGCGCAGCACGTCGGCCACGCCGAGATCCTGCGCGAGCAGCTCCTGGATCGGTAGCGGTTCGGTGGTGCGCCGGGACATCTCCATAGTTCGGGGGGTGTACGAGCGGCGGCGGGAGGGTCCACGATGGAGGGATGAATTCCCTCGAGGTGCTCAAGGACCTGGCGGCGCGGCCGGGGCAGGCCGCCGACTATTTCTGGGACGACCTGGACCCGGCGGCGCTGGGCGCGCACCCGGGCGGTCATCCGAATTCGGTGGCGTGGCTCATCTGGCACGCCGCGCGCGAGACCGATGCGCAGATCGCCCCGCTCGCCGGCGCCCGGCAGGTGTGGACTGCGCAGGGCTTCGACCGTCGGTTCGACCTGGGTGATGTCGACCTCGGCTACGAGGGCATGGGGCTCGGACAGGACGCCGCAGCCGCACGCGCGGTGCGCGTGCCCGAGACCGGCGAGGGGAAGGCACTGCTACGCGAGTACTTCGACGCTGTTTTCCAAATGACGTCGGAGTGGATCGGCACCCTCGGCGAGAACGATCTCGACCGTGTCATCGACGAAAGCTGGGACCCGCCGGTGACTCTGGGCGTGCGTCTGATCAGCGCCATCGATGACGCCGCGCAGCACGTCGGCCAGGCCGCCTATATCGCCGGGATGCCTGAGGTCCCCTGAGCGCCTGGAAGGCGGGCTCCGAGCCCGTATCGCAGGAAGCGACAACCGGACGTACCGGGGGTCCGGACGGCGGAATCGGGATCGAAGCTTACGCTGCGGCGTCGATGACGATCTGACAATTCGTCAGAGAATATGTGAAACATCGCTTAGATTGTCCGGTATGCGTGTTTCTCGTCGTCAAAAATTCGGAATTCTTCCTGTCACGGTCCTTTCCTGTGCTGCCATGGCGCTCGGACCTGGGATCGCCTCGGCAGCCGAGGGCGATTGGACCCAGTACCGCTATGCGCCCACCAAGAACGCGGTTGTGCACAGCGGACTCGACGACCTCCTTGACGACGGTGTCGATGCCGTCGACCAAGTCCGTTCGACCCCGGTGGTCGCCGACGGAAAGTTGTTCGTCGGCAACCACGGAGTAGGAGCGCTGCAGGCGTTCGACCTGGCCACCGGTGATGAACTCTGGCGTGAGCAGGCACCCAATTGGGTGCATTCGGAGATGATCTACTCGGACGGAACCGTTTTCGTGGGATTCGGCAACCGGTTCGCCAACGAGGACATACCCGGCGTGCGCGGTTCCGGCGACAGCGGGGTGCTCGCGCTAGACGCGGAGACCGGAGCGCAGCTGTGGCGATTCGACACGGTCGGAGAGGTCATGCCCACCCCGGTCGTGGTCAACGGTGCCGTGTATGCCGTAACCGGAGATCAAACTCTCTACAAGATCGATCCCGCGAGCGGGGACGAGTTGCATCGCACCGACATCGGACACGTCGTGAGCATGTCCTCGCCCGCCGAACACGACGGCAAGCTGTTCTTCGGTGCCGGCGCTCCTGCGCCGTACTCGTTCTTCTCCTACGACACCGCCACCGATGAATTCGCCTGGTCTCGTGAGTTCGGAGAATTCAACCGTGGCCTCGACGACGTGCCGCCAGCCGTGGACGAGGACATCGTGGTGACGACGGCGAATGCCGTCCGCGTGCCCGGGAGCTCGGGTATGCGGGAAGAGCACACCATCGTCGCCATGAACGAAATGACCGGCGAGGAGCTATGGCGAAAGTCCCTCGGGACCGGTCCCGCACCGACGAATAATCGCTCCGGCGCACCGACCATCGACGGCGGAAAGGTGTTCGTCGGCAGTCCGACGACGAGCGCCGCCTACGCATTCGATCTACACACCGGGGCGCAGTTGTGGCGCAACCCGGTCGGCGCGATCAAGGGTGCGCCGGTCATCGATGGCAACGACGCCTACTTCTCGACGAAGTCCGGGGAGGTCTTCCGGCTCGACGTGGCCACGGGGGCTATCACGGGCAAGTTGCAGCTCGAGGGCGCGCTGGCCCCGGCAGGGCCGATCATCGTCGACGCCACCCTCGTCGTTCCGAGCCAGAACAAGCGCGTCTACTTCACACCCCTTGACGAATTTCCCGACTTCACCGTTCCCGAAGGCTCGTTGCCGACGGCGGGATCCAGCGGGTCGGCCCACCAGATCGGTGGTTCCCTCGGTGTCGACGTGGGTTCGCTGGACGCGGCATATTAGACGCGGCGTAGTAGCTGTACTGGATTCCTGCGCGCCCCCGCCTACGCGGCGGCACCGTTGTTCGGTTCGCGTCCAAGCCGGTTGCACGACCGGACCAGGCCGCTGGCCCGGAAAGGCAGGTCAGAGCTCCTGTGCGACGAGCGGGATTCTTCCGCCGGCGAGGACCATCTGCACCTGTCGATCCGACAGGCGATGATGCACGGCCACCTCGCGGCCGCCGATCTGCACAGTGAGCTGCGAACCCGATCGCAGCGCGTCCCACAGACCCGTGAACTCGACCTGGTCCCCTTGCTCTGCCCGCTCCAGGTCCGATGGATCGTCGAACTCGAGCGCCAGGACCCCGAAGTTGGCAAGGTTCTGCCAGTGGATCCTGGCAAAAGACACCGCAATGACCGCGCGCAGACCCAAAAACCGTGGGGCGATGACGGCGTGCTCGCGCGAGGAACCCTGGCCGTAGTTCTTTCCTGCCAGGACGACGTGCGCCGATCCGGCCTCGCGCGCCCGATCGGGGTAGTCGGCGTCGATCCGTGTGAAGGCGAACTCTGCGATTTTGGGGATGTTGCTGCGGAAGGGCAAGACGCGAGAGCCCGCAGGCAGGATCTCGTCCGTGGACACGTCATTGCCGACCTTGAGCACGACCGGCGCGGCAAGGTGGTCGGGAATCGGGTCGAAGTCGGGGAGTGTCGAAATATTCGGACCCTTGACCAGTTCCACTCGCTTGGCCTCTTCCGTGGGGAGGGGAGCCTGCAGCATGTCCCGTACCTGCGCGTATCTTTCCGGCATGGCCGGGTGCGGGGCCTGGATACCGTGGCTTTCGGTGAGCGTCCGTGGGTCGGTGATTCTGCCGGTGAGCGCCGAGGCGGCGGCGGTCTCCGGCGAGCACAGCCACACCGAATCTTCCTCCGTTCCCGAGCGGCCGGGGAAGTTGCGCGGCATGGTTCGAAGCGAGTTCTGGCCGGTGGCCGGTGCTTGGCCCATTCCGATACAACCCATGCAACCTGATTGGTGAATACGCGCACCGGCAGTGACCAAGGAGGACAGCCATCCTCCGGCGATCATGTCGGCGAGAACCTCGCGGGACGAAGGATTGATGTCTACGGAGACATTCTGGTCCGCTTGCTGTCCGTCGAGAATTTCCGCTGCTGCGGCGAAATCACGTAGGCCCGGATTGGCCGAGGAACCGAGGACGATCTGACTCACATCTTCGTCGCCGACCTGGGAGACCGGGATGACGTTGCCCGGTGAGGAGGGTTGGGCGATGAGGGGTTCGAGGGTGGACAGATCGATCGTTTCCCGGACGTCGTACGTCGCGTTCTCATCGGCCTCGATCCGGGTGAAATCGTGACCTCGACCGACCGCTTCGAGATACGTTTCGACCGCGTCGTCGGCCGGGAAGACAGTCGCCGTGGCGCCGAGTTCGGCGCCCATGTTCGCGATCACATGGCGGTCCATCGCCGTGAGGTGCTTCAGTCCCGGGCCGTGGTACTCGATGATTCGGCCCACGCCGCCGCTCACCCCGTGTCGGCGCAGCATCTCCAAGACGACATCCTTGGCAGATACCCAATCCGGTAGCTCGCCGGACAGTTCGACGCCCCAGATCTCCGGAGCGCCGACGTAGAGTGGCTGCCCGGCCATGGCCATCGCGATCTCGAGCCCGCCGACACCGATCGCGAGCATCCCCAAGGCGCCGGCGGCACACGTGTGGGAATCCGAACCGATGAGCACCACGCCGGGCTTGCCGAAGTGGGCCTGGTGGACGGGATGGGACACGCCATTGCCCGGCTTGGAGAACCAGAGACCGAATCGCTCGGCCGCCGACTGCAGGAATGCATGGTCGTCCGGATTCTTCTCGTCGGTCTGCAACAGATTGTGATCCACATATTGCACGGATAGATCGGTGCGAACTCTACCGAGACCGAGGGCCTCGAGTTCCAGCATGACCATGGTCCCGGTGGCGTCCTGTGTCAACGTTTGATCCACACGGAGAGCGAGCTCGGACCCGGGTTTCATCTCCCCGTCAACCAGGTGGGATGACATCAACTTTTCGGCGACGTTCTTTGGCATCAGACTTTCCTCCCAATACCGCGAACCCACAAATGGCGTGAGCTGTCTCACACAAGCGTAGGTCCGGTGGGCGAGAGTCGGCCAGGAGCGGCCACCGCAACGCCCCCGGTCGGGATCACCCGGGTCGCGGGGGTCCGTGCGCCCAACTGACGTCTAGTACACGGCGATGCCGACAGTGACGAGCACGAAACCCACGAGCTGCAGTGAGCCGCGGACCAGCTGAAAAAGGTCCCAGCGCCGGCGCATCGCGATGAACCCCTCGGGCGCGGTCCGGTCGGTGATCCGCCCGGTTCGCAGATTGATGGGTAC
It encodes the following:
- a CDS encoding PaaI family thioesterase, with translation METNRTTDGPDVRSGPFWEFIAGRLPAPPAAELLGLKVVRADAEFAEFEATFEARPEFVNPTGKVQGGFLAAMLDETLGPALATTLAPDEFAPTLELKVNFLRPAAPGTLTGQGRIVHRGGHIAFLAGELLSADGMTLATATATARVLKHDWTTTQPT
- a CDS encoding DUF6037 family protein, which produces MRNLKALRDDMRIREWVITCFPFNYNQRQYFVFVRRYIPDGSGPEWALVELCFADRTDLNRMLEVPANSRRLLPDNFAAFRNYFRVNWVENLGDFLTQFAENLGTHIPDHVGRLAAAEREAVCGRLLVSDSEDPNRLYCTGIMRNRTGATRTVYNAQKTQMLRPALFAKWEDDPTVSFCYSTEREDCRTDDEIIDAADGR
- a CDS encoding NUDIX domain-containing protein produces the protein MRDSRPTSRTRLPRTPQHSYDRHIASVAGYTTPRIDVRAGIFDNDGRILLVREIADHDRWTIPGGWCDVLESPTEAIEREVLEEAGIHARARQLAALIDREKWPHHPPYDRHIYKLLFVCESAELVDFGF
- a CDS encoding NUDIX hydrolase N-terminal domain-containing protein yields the protein MVQQKESTDLRRLSIELTAIAESGLAYCDDQFDIERFHRIARLAADLTDTIATNPPTFVRQTHRLGSRLYDTEN
- a CDS encoding IS481 family transposase, which translates into the protein MTTNEQIIRMALSGIGVEATARELDLSVRWVRTLVARYRAEGEHAFQPRSKRPHTSPNATPTATREAIITTRNYLLGNGYDAGAESIAYQLHIHGHPAPSARTIHRILTAENAVTPQPHKRPRSSIRRFEASQPNERWQGDFTHVRLANGTDCEVLNFIDDHSRFLVTIAAHTRVTGTIVTQQFAQACLDHGHPASTLTDNGMVFTSRFTQGKRATGKNGFEKYLHDHQIVQINGSPAHPQTQGKIERFHQTLKRWLNARPPAKTTNQLNTQLAEFQHYYNNERPHRALNRRTPAQAYNNLPKSSPETSDLKEVRTRQDRVDQDGKVSLRYAGRMRHLAVGRPHKGTPIHLALIDNHAWIADSKTGEILAEFIIDTTKGYQRKQKPPPASEPPK
- a CDS encoding lysophospholipid acyltransferase family protein, yielding MTNKTYWVLKNVVIGPFLRVYNRPFARGIDKIPSTGPAMLASNHLAVMDSFYLPLLSPRQITFLAKKEYFTGTGLSGAIQKWFFTSVGQVPIDRSDKDSQTAAMATGLRVLERGELHGMYPEGTRSPDGRLYRGKTGAARTALKADVPVYPVAMIDTHKANPIGSWIPRPHRCGLVVGDPLYPADFHDAGDDYAQARALTDAIMERLAELGGQEYVKDFYAADVKTALEKGEGYPEGSEPGKGEVLGA
- a CDS encoding patatin-like phospholipase family protein encodes the protein MGSQSESGRTVADVLSERAALADGERADDGAKVALVVEGGGMRGSISAEIVAELADRGIVDLLDIVVGTSAGAVNAVATAADVIDTVAATYSDVFASPKFASPYRALRLKPMVDTSAIVDEMDRRTSFARIAFEAPRVDFALVATDVEEASTVTLDNFSDRDDVCRSITASATLPLMGGQPVRHRGRRLLDGGIMEAVPIAAAKNLGATHAIVVITRPPQSLPVLGGMDRLVARYLDRVNPALGRQWRGRPDRYAALREKVVGGNFEGVATTLIGPGADDCIPSRMESDHDVLRRARADARRSAAKAIEKWGLAPDDTNVR
- a CDS encoding DinB family protein, with the translated sequence MATSMDVVLSDERTVLGAFLDDHRRDAAGILDGLGETQVRERLVASDTTLLGLLKHLTFVEKVWFEEAITCVPRTELGLPADASESFLLAPVDTIDSIRNGYLAACAASREAIASMALDDIVSGNWRGEMTLRWIMVHCIRETAQHVGHAEILREQLLDR
- a CDS encoding mycothiol transferase, which produces MNSLEVLKDLAARPGQAADYFWDDLDPAALGAHPGGHPNSVAWLIWHAARETDAQIAPLAGARQVWTAQGFDRRFDLGDVDLGYEGMGLGQDAAAARAVRVPETGEGKALLREYFDAVFQMTSEWIGTLGENDLDRVIDESWDPPVTLGVRLISAIDDAAQHVGQAAYIAGMPEVP
- a CDS encoding PQQ-binding-like beta-propeller repeat protein, whose amino-acid sequence is MALGPGIASAAEGDWTQYRYAPTKNAVVHSGLDDLLDDGVDAVDQVRSTPVVADGKLFVGNHGVGALQAFDLATGDELWREQAPNWVHSEMIYSDGTVFVGFGNRFANEDIPGVRGSGDSGVLALDAETGAQLWRFDTVGEVMPTPVVVNGAVYAVTGDQTLYKIDPASGDELHRTDIGHVVSMSSPAEHDGKLFFGAGAPAPYSFFSYDTATDEFAWSREFGEFNRGLDDVPPAVDEDIVVTTANAVRVPGSSGMREEHTIVAMNEMTGEELWRKSLGTGPAPTNNRSGAPTIDGGKVFVGSPTTSAAYAFDLHTGAQLWRNPVGAIKGAPVIDGNDAYFSTKSGEVFRLDVATGAITGKLQLEGALAPAGPIIVDATLVVPSQNKRVYFTPLDEFPDFTVPEGSLPTAGSSGSAHQIGGSLGVDVGSLDAAY